The window ACTATTATGTGACTCCCCTTCACTCCTTGTAgtatatgtcaaagtagcattgcttataaattgtttattattGACAATTTGTCTTGTTCTGAAATAGGAAAAATGCAGAAGCCATTACCTGAGCTGCTAAAGGAATTTGGTTTACCGGTTGGGATCTTTCCACAGGACGCCACAAACTACGAGTTCAACGAAGAGACGGGCAAGTTGACTGTCTTCATCCCTGAGACCTGCGAGGTTGGGTACAGGGATTCATCGGTCCTGCGGTTTTCGACAACGGTGACGGGTTACCTGGAGAAAGGGAAGCTAGCTGAAGTGGAAGGCTTGAAAACAAAGTTGATGATTTGGGTGAAAGTTACTTGTATCTCAGCAGACCCATCAAAGGTGTATTTCACGGCAGGGATGAAGAAAAGCAGGAGCAGAGATGCTTATGAGGTTATACGGTGTGGTGTTAGTGTTGATAAATTCTAACTTATGGTACCAATTAATAATAAAACGAATGTTACCAAGTTAGTTTTTTTATGTATGCTTTTAGCACCTTGTGTTAAACTAAACCTGGTGAAGCAAACCTTTTACTTATTAATGTGTAAGAATGTTGGTACTTGAATTGTGTTGCAGTAAGCAGAGATCAATCACAAATATTTTACTTTAGATCGCTCATGGTACATTTTAACAAAACACATAACAAGTAGAGAAGGAAATAGGTACTGTGAGTAGAGGTCAGAGTTTAGTGTTGGTCGTATGAAAGAAGAGTTTGAAAGCTTCATAAGTTTTGGTAGAATTGTAAATATCCTCAAGTGATAATACCAATGTTCACAAAGTCGTTAGACAGTAATTAGACACTTTATAGGAGGTTATTGATTAGATGAAtctaaaccatttttttttataaaattattcacaaaaaatcGTTTCGTTTAAGTTTGATTTGCTGACTATTAGAccaatttttagaacactgaatAATATCAACATAGACTCACTGATACCAACATGAAGTACATGTCAATAGCaagatgcaaaaaaaaaacagaacatagATTTATTGAAACAGAGAAAACATAAAACAGTTCTAAGCAGCTTGTTGAGCAGAAAGCCTCTTCCTAGCCTCCTCAATAATGGTAAGCTTATTAATACCTTTACCCTTTGGAAGAGAAACCCATGGCTTAGTTCCTTTCCCAAGCGTGAACATAGAATGTGGATGGTCTCGAAGCTTCCCTTGTGTTTCTCACGGTTCTTGATCACACCAACACGCCCTCTGTTCCTCCCTCCAGTCACCATCACAACTTTTCCAACATCAGACTTGATAAACTCCACAACCTTGTTCTCCTCGAGGTCTAGCTTGATGGTGTCGTTGGGTTTGATGAGCGGGTCAGGGTAACGGATGGGGTGCGACCATCGTATGTGTTCAGGTAAGGGATTCCCTTCTGACAAAACTGGATGGTTCTCACTTTGCACAGCTTGAACTACACAATAGTTAAACAAGGAAACATGTTATAGGTTAACTGTAATCAAGTAAATGAACATACAAGAGATCCAAACATCTGCTTCCTCGTCCCTGATGGAGTGAAGACGGAAGCGTCCCTTGGTGTCATAGAGAAGACGGAAGTTCTCATTTGTCTTTGGGATAGACACAACATCCCTGAAACCAGCAGGGTATGTATTGGGCCGAAAATTAGATTTCTTTTACTTGGGAAAGAAACCTGGGTCCATCTAAATTATTGAAATGGATTGTGTTCATATCTCAATATATTCTCATTTGTAAGGTACTAAAATttaacataataaatagtaaaaaataaaagaaaaatgtttaTTGACTACGCGAAGTATCAACCATCACATGGCTAaccatataaactaaaataatgtATACATTTACacgaaatatatattatacatgaTTACATCCCTCAACTTAATGTGTTATGTAGTTAATATCAcgagtttaattttatttatccaaaACTTGATGTGGATATCATATGGTGCTGGGTTTGCGGGTTATCCCGCCCTGACCTGTCCCGTCCGCCGTGGATCGAATCatttttttgattcaaaaaCTCAACCCGCATAAGCCACATACAAATTTTTTTCTACCCGCACCCGCCCCGGCAAAGCCCGTGGGTAATCCGTCAAACCCGTGggtaatataattatattaaaaataattgttatatagttaaaaataattatttttaaaaaatatatattaaaataatatattcataattcaaattatataaatatttattatattttatatagttttccaaaaaaaaaaaaaattttatttatttttaaaataaatttgcgTGTTAACGGATACCTGCGATTCAATTTCGGCTGACATGTATCTGCCCCGATTAAAATAATCTCGATTCGCACCCGcgattaaaaattttaaaattgttcgAACCGCATCCGCCTCGCGGCGGGTCAAACGAGATGGGGCCCACGGGCAATTATTAATATTCCCAGCACTAATGTCAGATGTCGTTTAAATCTCCCgcttttatcatttaaaatttgatgTACCTGACGAtaaatttaactaaatatgaaagttataaaagatattatataattttggttttttaattattttaatatgttttgttattaactcttaataaaaaatttgtaatagtttgattaattgtgtgatatatacttatttgttcaattttttattataaaacttacttcatctctttttttttgtcaccaaaCAAACAGACTCATCAttgactctgtgaaccaaactggtagctctgcatccatgtgaacgatgaaagatgatttttttatgGCACTccgtgctagactatccgccttttGATTCTCCGTCCGGGGTACATGAATGATCTATGAGCTGAGGAAACATGTCTTCCACATCTTTATATCTTCCAGATAACTCTCAAACATCgaccattcttctggttccaaaATCattttcaccaattgagaacaatccgtagCAAATGTGACCTGATATTGATATAGACATCGGCCATATTAACGCTTCCGTCTCCGAGTGGAGGGGTGAAAGACTTGCCCGAATATTCCTTGCaccaaaaaaatcatcaaatccCTCAAGAATACTATACCAACCATGGCCTGAATAATGATCTTTATCTTTCCACAAACCATCTATAAAGCACCAGCGACCTACCCTCCTCGGACAGTGCCTAACCTCAACTTGTTGTGATGCCTGCTGAATATTTTTCACCTGAGCCTCAGCGCAAAGTTTTGATTCGATCTTCGCAAGATTAAATGTATCTCGTGGGTTCATATCcaaattactaaaaactttgTTATTCCGACTTTCCCAaatgtaccataatatccaCGCAAAATGATGATCTTTCATCTCCAGGATAACCCTCTAGAAAAGATGATCCAAATTTGTGAAGAGAGAACTAGTAGGGAAAAGATATGGGTTTGACGGTGTCTTTGACAACGTCCAAACTTGACGCGcaggaggacattcaaaaaatacataatttattgACTCATCATCAGCTCCACATCGAGCACAACATATATCTTCTTGTATTCCTCTCGCTTGCAAATTATTCTTCACAGCTATACACCTTGATATCATTTGCCATAGAAAATACTTTATTTTCGGAGAGCATCTCACCTTCCaataaaacgtttttaaaaaataaaattttaaacaaaaattaatgagttattttatttatatttcataaacaaaaattacatctgtttaaaaatgtatcaaataagtatatatcacaCAATTAATAAAACGGATTacagaaattttattaaaatttcataagaaaacagatgaaaatcattaaaaacaaaattacataatatcttatataaattttatatttaacataaataaaataaatataattatatatttttaaataaactaaaataaaattttttaaaacactactTATCAAAAGATGTTAAAACATgttgattttgtaaattagattttgttaaaaataatattactcTTTTAAAACAtggatcaaaatattattttgttaaattaCGATCGggtcaattatattttaattgatgAAACGAGATATTTTAACATTCTCTAACATTTACATTAGTTTTTAGATGAACGAAATTAAACTTGTGATGTGAACTACATTAAATCATTAAATTGAGGGATGTTGTCATCCATAACATATATTTCACGTAGTTGGATATACATTAGTTTAGTTTGTATGACTAGCTATATGATAGTCAATAATTCATGTAGTCAGCAAtcatttttccaaaaataaactCTCATCCCATGTTCTCCCTCTaatctcatttttatttttcattttccaTAGATTTGATACAAGATTTGGTTTCCAACAAAATTTACAATCCTTACATATTATCTGAGTAAAAATTCTTGTTACGCGCttataaaaacaaaagcaaaaaatgaagacaaaaccaaaataaaagtaaaattaaattatttctaCTGTCTTGTTTATGATAAAATAACGTTTTATTTATTAACAtgcataacatttttttttttgctaaccgagtaTTCTGGTCCCATCGTggtggtccagactagagaTCGAAGTGAGCATGGACCCAAATGTCACCAGGTGGCTCACCGTAAATGGTCTTCGGTTTCGGATGTTGCAGTTCATATGTAAATTTCACAGTGCATAACATATTTTAGTCAACTGAATTAAATTTAGGGTTACGGTTTTAGTGATAACTTATTTATATGAACATAACAGTACCTTATAttacaatattaatatttaaaagaatTATAATTACTGGAAGTTTGCGTGATACATCCTAATTAAGTTATTTAAGTTACAAGGAATTATTGTGAGAAAGTATATGTTATCCGCGCCTTGCCTTTAATGTCataactatataattaaaaaactgATAAGAGttgaccaaaaacagaagagaaaaaacaaatttaataagatAATTCAAATGTGAGTTTGTACATCATATTTCTGGTCAGAGATAAAAGAAAAAGGTGAATTAATATGGCAGTCAATGAATTGATTAGTTGTTGACTCcgattgattatatatataccgATCCATATCGATTGAGAAATAGAAGTAGAACTTAACCATGGATACACGTCAAATGATCgttatattttcttctttggtTCTCACGCAAATGACCCTAGGAAACATTGATGTTAGATTTTACGACTTCTACTTTGTTTTCCATTTCttagtatttgattttataagaaTTTTTATTTGCATCAATTTTACAGGAGTTTGATTGTGTTGATATATACAAACAACCCGCTTTTCAACATCCATTGTTGAAACACCACAAGATTCCGGTATGATAGTGACCTTgatttaatctttttttaacactaccttgatttaatcaaatatgaaataaattagTGTAGacaatttagaaatattttgaCCTATATTTTTCTCTTAATTTATCTTGTTAACTTTTTTTGCTATGTTTCAGGAAAAATTCACTTCAAATGAAAGTTTTGAtagaaaaagtaaatataaaacaacTGATCAAAGTTGTCCAAAAGGAACCGTGGCAATCTTAAGACAAAGAAGTGAAACTGAGAGTCTTCATCTCGACACAGACGATCATTTCGGCCACCATGTATATCCTTCTTTTTCTGCctgttttatagtttatattcatcccttattaaaaaataataatatttagtgtGTTATGAAACATGCAAGACGTGACTTCTATAtgtgatatataatatattattgtacagTTTGCGGTAATGGACACATATCCGGATGCGAGCATCTATCGAGGAGCACAAGCTGATATAAGTATCCATAACCTAACTTTACAAAATAATCAATTAAGTAGAAGTCAAATTTGGTTAGAGAATGGACCTCCTGGAGAACTCAACAGCATACAAGTTGGCTGGGCGGTACGTCTTTATAAACCTCATACATAATACACATGTAATGGAATCAATACGGCACACATCTCATCACATAGTTTACGTAGGTGCATCCAAGATTGTACGGAGACAGTGCCACACGATTTACTATTTATTGGACTGTGAGTAAACTAATACTTTTTCTTAATTATGCTTGTAGATATATAAccatactttttttcttttttacataATAATATTGTTAATATATTGTATGAATTTGTCTTTCATTTATCAGGCTGATGGCTATAAAACCACTGGATGCTATAATACAAATTGTCCTGGTTTTATTATTGTAACTCGAAATCCCTCGATTGGAAACATTTTTAAACTATCCTCCGTGTATGGTGGTGATAAAACAGTTATTTTCACACCACACGTTTATCAGGTAAACATTTATTTACAATATTCTATATGCATGTTATTTAACATTAGTTTTGGGAATGGggagtatatattatatagtttctaTCAAATATTTCTTAACAAGgccagttttcaaaaaaaaaagaagaaaattctTAACTGTTTTCTTCTTTGCTTCAATATTTATGTAGGACGTCTTTACTCCAGGCTGGGCACTGAAAGTAGATGACGAAATGATTGGATATTGGCCCGGAGAGCTATTTACACACTTGAAAAATGGAGCTTCTCGGGTGCGTTTTGGAGGAAACACATATATATCTCCAGATGGGATTAGTCCTCCAATGGGAAATGGTCATTTTCCGCTTAAAGACTATCAAAGGAGTTCGAGTTTTCTTCATGTGAAGCTTACGAATCATAGGTATCAGACAATCGaagctaaaacaatattaaGGAATGCAGATTCTAGGTGTTTTAGACTAATGGACCGGCGTTACACCAAGGAGAACGGAAAGTCCTTTTCTTATGGAGGAGCAGGTGGCAGATGCGGTATTTGATGATTTTATATATCTACTGACCAAGACTAtcaaatttacaaaagaaaTACGAACTATTTTCAATACTACAAATCATTTTATTGTTACTAAATCACATTTATGTTTCATGTTTTAAATGAGAGAGTATCAATACAAAACAAACACGAGAATATTTAAGTTTTCCCTTTGTCCAGAAACACTGcacttatacatatatattaatattatcccGTCATCAAACCAGAATCAATCACAAAACCACAAAGTACAAAGTTTATATTTACAATCTATGTCAATACTCCTTTGGTTTGTTCCCAGTTCCCTTCTTGATTACAGAAGAACCAAGCTTTAGTCTCGTTCTTTCACACAAAGTTTTGACATTTAAACATCATTAAAGCTGCTAAGACATAGAACAGAGGATAAGCTACTACAAACACATGGCAATGTTTCTCAAGGAAGAACTAAACAACTtggtgataaaaaaaattagaattctTTTACTCGGAGAAAGAAATCTGGGTCCATCTAAATTAATGAAATGAATTATGttcatataaatgtatattctCATTTGTAAAGTGACAAAACTAACAcaataaatagtaaaaaaactCTCATCCTCATGTTTTCTCTCTACTTTCCATAGGTTTGAGTAAAAGTACTTATTAcgtcaaaacaaaaacaaaagaaaatgaagactaaacacaaaaaaaaaaacgtagatAGTATGATAGGAATAAGAATGAAAgtaacaaaaaaagtaaaataatagATAACTTGTTCCTTATTATTCCATCCCGGATTTGATAGAAATAGTTTTATTCTGTGCTTCCTTGAACTAAAAGGAATGAGAAGAaacattaaagaaaaatattatttataaatagtatCAAATCTAATAAATGAATAAGACTTGACCATTCCATTCATTCTTTTGATCTGGACCTTAAACTAGTGTTATCCATTTACTGATAATTACGGAAACGGATAAGAGGTgaccaaaaaatatttcaacaaaTCTAGTAAGAAAATCTAAATATGAGTTTGTAGTACATCACACTTCTGGTAAGAGATAAAAGGCGAATTAATATGGGGATCAATGAATTGATTAGTTGTTCACTCCGATTGATTATATATAACGATCAATATCGATGGAGAAACAGAAGTAAAATTTAACAATGGATACACGCCAAATGCTCGTTATATTTTCTTATGTGGTTCTCACGCATATGACCCTAGGAAATATTGATGTTAGAGTTTACGACTTCTACTTTGTTTTCCATTTCTTAGTATTTGatctttaatttaattttttattttttttgtattcatcAATTTTACAGGAGTTTGATTGTGTTGTCATATACAAACAACCCGCTTTTCAACATCCATTATTGAAACACCACAAGATTCCGGTATGATAGTGACATTGctttaattaaatatgaaataaattggacaaattagaaatatttgacctatatttttctctaaattaaTCTTGTATCTTCTGTTATGTTTCAGGAAAAATTCACTTCAAATGAAAGTTttgatagaaaaaataaatataaaacaaatgatCAAAGTTGTCCAAAAGGAACCTTGACAATCTTAAGACAAAGAAGTGAAACTGAGAACCTTCATCTAGACACAATCTATCAATTTGGCCACCATGTATATCCTTCTTTTCCTGTTTTATAGTATATATTCAtccctttttttaaaaatgagtatATATTCCGATCTGGGACTATGAAAGGAGTTCGAGTTTTCCTCATGTGAAACTTACGAATGATAAGTATCAGAGCATCGAAGCTGAAACACTAATGGGGGTTGCAGATTCTAAGTGTTTTAAACTAATGAGTCGGGATTACACCAATGAGACTGGAAAGTCCTTTTCTTTTGGAGGACCAGGTGGAAGATGCggtttttgattattttatatatgttctgACCAAGACTAtcaaatttacaaaagaaaTATGAACTGTTTTCGATACTATAAGTCACTTTTATGTTTCTTGTTTTAAATGAGAGTCAGTACAAAACAAACATGAGAATATTGAAGTTACAGATATAATTGCacttaaaagaagaagaagcatcacaaatgaaacataaataacaaaaaaaagaaatggaCAAAACAATCTTATTTAGTTTTCCCTTTGTCTAGAAAATAATCTGCACTAACTGTATATTAAGTATTAACGTTATGCAGTCATCAAATcagaatcaaaaaaaaaaaaaacaaagtataaagtttaaatttacaattttatgTTGCTGCTCCTTTGTATTGTTCACATTTCCTATCAAAACTTCTTGATTACAAAAGAACCAAGCTTAAGTTTCCCATTGGAATGTTCCGGTACAGATATGAAACGACACTGAagcataataatatttttggtgTCAAAGGAA is drawn from Brassica rapa cultivar Chiifu-401-42 chromosome A05, CAAS_Brap_v3.01, whole genome shotgun sequence and contains these coding sequences:
- the LOC103867116 gene encoding uncharacterized protein At5g01610 is translated as MDQIMNKVGSYWLGQKANKEFNSVGDDFNSLSSSIEGGTKWLVNKLKGKMQKPLPELLKEFGLPVGIFPQDATNYEFNEETGKLTVFIPETCEVGYRDSSVLRFSTTVTGYLEKGKLAEVEGLKTKLMIWVKVTCISADPSKVYFTAGMKKSRSRDAYEVIRCGVSVDKF
- the LOC103867120 gene encoding uncharacterized protein LOC103867120, which gives rise to MDTRQMIVIFSSLVLTQMTLGNIDEFDCVDIYKQPAFQHPLLKHHKIPEKFTSNESFDRKSKYKTTDQSCPKGTVAILRQRSETESLHLDTDDHFGHHFAVMDTYPDASIYRGAQADISIHNLTLQNNQLSRSQIWLENGPPGELNSIQVGWAVHPRLYGDSATRFTIYWTADGYKTTGCYNTNCPGFIIVTRNPSIGNIFKLSSVYGGDKTVIFTPHVYQDVFTPGWALKVDDEMIGYWPGELFTHLKNGASRVRFGGNTYISPDGISPPMGNGHFPLKDYQRSSSFLHVKLTNHRYQTIEAKTILRNADSRCFRLMDRRYTKENGKSFSYGGAGGRCGI